A genomic stretch from Neodiprion fabricii isolate iyNeoFabr1 chromosome 3, iyNeoFabr1.1, whole genome shotgun sequence includes:
- the LOC124177390 gene encoding uncharacterized protein LOC124177390 — protein MRLQILSAPFFALAIFSAIVAKSKGNGNPTDDLQGTKQSREESQPIVPNDSKNLRIESEHEIIDQGSPPSGTMNRENNQALNSFLKNVLRAQDELKWIDSRVDGAKDPQERSPRYQRTSRRDPDPKARSKRRSGYELDENESRPSANKRKVYYEYEEAGNRAQGVYPEDETETKREAKEGPRVSEGWFEYNDDDAESLRDSRQATDLKVHNESSSTNDLESLRRTVLALSRSLEESDKKVDEMAENELRGVVEESKDRERHVGEIFERKKSRGKGAKEIEDPGDFGQAFGASSSGSSWWDDPRTAVDMFDFKRRDDDEGMDDEDEDEDSEPGMSEFDYNAMRRVKRERDNDLGEPGVIRVYNRAGFGASYREGGGGYERRKRRSGYEKDAEELEGSGNVSREISGESMAAVMRDKVINEGGDGAEMRKIVNANDRSGGQAEVVNKSEAKNSGDDNPAGGNPGEVKEIVAEDPDKQETRRNEILDDELASKNEVIKTPESETTNEKREEAKQEAQKSQSNAYEVVKSSTDSNEVKKDEEQTKRREEETGVNGDSKTPGKVKMTDATRVEKNKESIDVKMAGDNQPDSRTEKNNDESEDRKPKIQEDSKSVKLGEVKEENADNNGLHSKSDELTRKLLWLSENEESYLKNDREKFAKRSLMATKERKMRRCKVFAKTPRRSVRSYPESVEADKSMEEASREDKEDVHRSETRKRSVRRIIERRRDPDLAADVYEVEVEDDGVADQDDENDNLKESRASNDEDGEAELALVSFAGSDVDRDPIRDRINMLIKQKLDDREKGKLVHVKREVNDPTRIIEYYDYDSDENVIDSEADLSLAESDQAQNSTVTGEVHGNDTAESTGGGNTIPKKDENAEEEKKQEENQNNTKIEPPKEEFISNIDASKAETTKPPSGVDVTTVPQPAFEEGQRPYGEDRNLQDEESRNESNEHHEDRAAKSSDSRWLGESQDQDSRNEKSTDDQPFEYSVNVHGKIDPDSIGNVKDKLTGSDEDWKYEGPQDGKEVENEELDKERAARRDWRYRDSTR, from the exons TCAGAGCACGAGATCATAGATCAAGGATCACCGCCGAGCGGTACAATGAATCGGGAAAACAACCAGGCGCTGAattcgtttttgaaaaatgtcctGCGAGCTCAGGACGAGCTCAAATGGATCGACAGTCGTGTGGACGGAGCCAAGGATCCACAGGAACG GTCACCTCGATACCAGCGAACGTCTCGTCGGGATCCGGATCCTAAGGCTCGTTCCAAGCGAAGATCGGGATACGAGCTCGACGAAAACGAGTCCAGGCCGTCGGCGAACAAGCGAAAGGTCTACTACGAATACGAGGAGGCCGGAAATCGAGCTCAAGGAGTCTACCCCGAGGACGAAACGGAAACGAAACGTGAAGCGAAAGAAGGTCCTCGCGTGTCTGAAGGCTGGTTTGAGTACAACGACGACGATGCCGAAAGTTTGAGAGACTCGCGTCAGGCAACTGACCTTAAAGTCCATAACGAGTCGTCGTCAACTAACGATTTAGAGTCCCTGAGGAGGACGGTTCTGGCTCTGAGCCGGAGCCTCGAGGAGAGTGACAAGAAGGTTGACGAGATGGCAGAAAATGAATTGCGAGGAGTTGTCGAAGAGTCGAAAGACCGTGAGAGACACGTGGGGGAAATTTTCGAGCGAAAGAAAAGCCGCGGTAAGGGTGCAAAAGAGATAGAAGATCCCGGTGACTTCGGGCAGGCTTTCGGAGCCTCTTCTTCAG GGTCGAGCTGGTGGGATGACCCGAGGACGGCGGTCGACATGTTCGACTTCAAGCGTCGCGACGATGACGAGGGAAtggacgacgaggacgaggacgaggattcgGAACCCGGGATGTCCGAGTTTGACTACAACGCGATGCGGAGGGTGAAACGGGAGAGGGATAACGATCTGGGTGAGCCAGGGGTGATCAGGGTTTACAACCGGGCGGGGTTTGGGGCGTCGTACCGTGAAGGTGGAGGAGGATACGAGAGGAGGAAACGGAGAAGCGGATACGAAAAAGATGCCGAAGAGTTGGAGGGAAGCGGGAATGTGTCGAGAGAGATAAGCGGAGAGTCGATGGCAGCGGTTATGCGAGATAAGGTCATTAACGAGGGTGGTGATGGAGCTGAGATGAGGAAAATCGTGAATGCGAATGACCGCTCGGGGGGCCAGGCTGAGGTGGTGAATAAAAGCGAGGCAAAGAATTCCGGGGACGATAATCCTGCGGGAGGAAATCCTGGGGAGGTGAAAGAAATCGTCGCTGAAGATCCCGACAAACAGGAAACACGGAGGAACGAAATACTCGACGATGAATTGGCCTCGAAAAACGAAGTGATAAAAACTCCTGAATCGGAAACAACGAACGAGAAACGTGAGGAGGCTAAGCAGGAGGCTCAGAAATCTCAGTCGAATGCCTACGAGGTTGTAAAATCATCTACAGACTCTAACGAAGTGAAGAAAGACGAAGAACAgacgaagagaagagaagaagagactGGAGTGAATGGTGATTCCAAAACACCTGGCAAAGTGAAAATGACCGATGCAACGCgagtcgaaaaaaacaaagaatcgATCGACGTCAAAATGGCAGGGGATAATCAGCCCGATTCAAGAACTGAAAAGAATAATGATGAGTCCGAGGATCGAAAACCAAAAATCCAAGAAGATTCAAAGTCTGTGAAACTAGGTGAGGTGAAAGAAGAGAATGCAGACAACAATGGACTCCACTCGAAATCTGATGAATTAACGCGGAAGCTGCTGTGGCTGTCGGAGAATGAAGAGTCGTATTTGAAAAACGATCGTGAAAAGTTTGCCAAGAGGTCTTTAATGGCGACGAAGGAGAGAAAGATGAGAAGATGCAAGGTGTTCGCCAAAACCCCGAGACGCTCGGTTAGATCGTATCCCGAAAGCGTAGAAGCCGACAAATCGATGGAGGAGGCATCGAGAGAGGACAAAGAGGACGTGCATCGATCCGAAACGAGAAAACGATCCGTCCGAAGGATCATCGAACGCCGAAGAGATCCTGACCTGGCCGCAGACGTCTACGAGGTTGAAGTGGAAGACGACGGTGTCGCCGATCAAGACGACGAGAACGACAATCTCAAAGAGTCGAGAGCGTCTAATGACGAgg ACGGAGAGGCCGAATTGGCGCTGGTGTCGTTTGCGGGTTCGGACGTGGACCGCGATCCCATTAGAGACAGAATAAACATGCTGATAAAACAGAAACTCGACGATAGAGAGAAGGGGAAACTGGTCCACGTTAAGAGGGAGGTGAACGACCCGACGAGGATCATCGAGTACTACGACTACGACAGCGATGAGAACGTGATTGACTCGGAAGCCGATCTATCGTTGGCAGAGTCTGATCAGGCTCAAAATTCCACTGTCACTGGGGAAG TCCACGGCAACGACACAGCAGAGTCTACCGGAGGTGGGAACACTATACCAAAGAAAGACGAGAATGCCGAGGAGGAAAAGAAGCAAGAAGAGAACCAAAACAACACGAAGATCGAACCTCCGAAGGAGGAATTCATTTCTAATATCGATGCAAGCAAAGCGGAAACGACGAAACCACCCTCGGGGGTCGACGTCACAACAGTTCCACAACCGGCCTTCGAAGAAGGCCAACGACCCTACGGCGAGGATAGAAATTTACAGGACGAGGAATCTAGAAACGAAAGTAACGAACATCACGAGGATCGCGCGGCGAAATCAAGCGACAGTCGGTG GTTAGGCGAGTCGCAGGATCAGGATTCGAGGAACGAAAAATCGACGGATGATCAGCCGTTCGAGTACAGCGTAAACGTTCATGGTAAAATAGACCCAGACTCAATCGGCAATGTGAAGGACAAGCTAACGGGTAGCGACGAGGATTGGAAATACGAAGGACCTCAGGACGGCAAGGAAGTCGAAAACGAGGAACTCGACAAAGAGCGTGCGGCCCGACGTGATTGGCGCTACAGAGATTCCACCAGGTGA